The Haloarcula sp. H-GB4 genome contains a region encoding:
- a CDS encoding thiolase domain-containing protein, translating into MRDVYVVGAAQSKFGTFPNESYRSLFSSAFESAVESVDGDFDRTEVDEAFIGTLGVGGRQLGLSGPAVTEYVGLDGTPCTRVENACAASGVALRQALTSIRAGVSDIAVAGGVEIMTDMSGEQTRYWLGVSGETEWERMAGTTFAGVYAQMASAHMDEYGTTREHLSRVAAKNHGNGAKNPHAHLGFDCSLEDAMEASTIADPLNLYDCCPTSDGASVAILASREAAEKLTNSPVRLTGSGQASGAVGLFQRPTITGIPATEDAAEQAYEEAGVSPEEIDFAEVHDCFSIAELIAYEDLGFCEKGEAGRYIASGATEPDGERPVNLSGGLKSKGHPIGATGIGQCAEVFKQLRGEAGDRQVNGLERGLSHNVGGSGGAVAVHIYEEGWA; encoded by the coding sequence ATGCGAGATGTGTACGTAGTGGGGGCTGCCCAATCAAAATTCGGCACCTTTCCCAACGAATCTTATCGCTCGCTGTTCAGCTCAGCGTTCGAAAGTGCCGTCGAAAGCGTTGATGGCGATTTCGACCGCACCGAAGTAGATGAGGCATTTATTGGGACACTTGGCGTCGGCGGTCGTCAACTCGGACTTTCTGGCCCAGCTGTCACCGAGTACGTCGGACTTGACGGGACACCCTGTACCCGTGTCGAAAACGCTTGTGCAGCGAGCGGCGTTGCACTCCGCCAGGCGCTCACGTCTATCCGAGCCGGCGTTTCCGACATCGCAGTCGCAGGCGGAGTTGAAATCATGACTGACATGAGTGGCGAACAAACTCGCTACTGGCTTGGGGTTTCCGGAGAGACAGAATGGGAACGAATGGCCGGCACGACCTTCGCGGGGGTATATGCACAAATGGCGTCGGCACACATGGACGAGTATGGGACAACTCGTGAGCACCTCTCTCGGGTTGCTGCGAAAAACCACGGGAATGGCGCAAAGAATCCCCACGCACACCTTGGGTTCGATTGCTCGCTAGAAGACGCGATGGAAGCATCGACGATAGCTGATCCGCTGAATCTTTACGATTGTTGTCCGACATCAGATGGTGCGAGTGTTGCCATACTAGCATCCCGTGAAGCGGCAGAGAAGCTAACTAATTCTCCGGTCCGGCTCACTGGAAGCGGACAGGCCAGTGGAGCCGTCGGTCTGTTCCAACGTCCGACCATCACTGGTATTCCAGCTACGGAGGATGCAGCAGAACAGGCTTACGAGGAAGCAGGCGTCAGTCCTGAAGAAATTGATTTCGCGGAAGTTCATGACTGCTTCTCCATCGCTGAACTGATAGCCTACGAAGACTTAGGTTTCTGCGAGAAGGGAGAGGCTGGCCGGTACATCGCGTCCGGAGCGACTGAACCGGATGGTGAACGGCCAGTCAACCTATCCGGCGGGCTGAAATCCAAGGGCCATCCGATCGGCGCGACCGGGATCGGACAGTGCGCGGAAGTGTTCAAGCAGTTACGGGGTGAAGCCGGTGATCGGCAGGTTAACGGCCTCGAGCGAGGACTCTCGCATAACGTCGGAGGGTCAGGTGGCGCTGTCGCTGTTCATATCTACGAGGAGGGATGGGCATGA
- a CDS encoding MFS transporter, translated as MVSLASLFGRDASVLYNRSFQLLLLTNLTPPLGVALISPLLNTLTGPFAVSGAKIGLLVTAFSAPSIVSIPLVGSLADRYGRKPVLVTGLLVFGVAGAAVGLTTDFHTALVFRFVQGIGFAGLTPVIVTSTGDLFQDSAEATAQGIRFATSGVTMMVFPLVAGALVAIAWQLPFFLYGISIPIALVLLLFLDEPHTRAASKDTTEQPNFRDLIAYLDTQITALLIARAVPNAFYTAFLTYNSLVIVRVLDGSPGQAGLLVATASLAHTVAATQSGRMTAYFSTRFQPLLGATLGMSVGLLFVGVAPSYPVVVLGSALVGFGFGTTLSLYRSVITSISETLRAGLVSIGSALGRVGSTFTPVLIGGGISRLSPLVGTTGAIKTAIVLLSIVGGTIALVCLLVSDLHGHSHCHVGKYS; from the coding sequence GTGGTTTCGCTCGCTTCCCTTTTTGGGAGAGATGCTAGTGTCCTCTACAATCGGAGTTTCCAATTACTCTTACTGACCAACCTAACCCCGCCGCTCGGTGTTGCGCTCATTTCGCCCCTGTTAAACACTCTCACAGGACCGTTTGCCGTCTCAGGTGCGAAGATCGGACTGCTTGTTACTGCATTTTCCGCACCGAGCATCGTTTCGATTCCGCTCGTCGGATCGCTCGCGGACCGATACGGCCGGAAACCGGTGTTAGTTACTGGATTGCTAGTGTTCGGTGTTGCTGGTGCGGCCGTCGGATTGACGACGGATTTCCATACCGCGTTAGTGTTTCGGTTCGTACAGGGGATCGGGTTCGCAGGGTTGACGCCAGTCATCGTCACTAGTACCGGTGATCTCTTCCAAGATAGTGCTGAAGCAACAGCACAGGGCATTCGGTTTGCCACGTCTGGAGTGACGATGATGGTGTTTCCCCTCGTCGCGGGAGCGCTAGTGGCGATCGCGTGGCAACTCCCGTTCTTCCTTTACGGGATCTCGATACCTATTGCACTCGTGTTGCTCCTATTTCTTGACGAGCCACATACGCGAGCGGCGTCGAAAGATACCACCGAGCAGCCGAACTTTCGGGATCTCATTGCCTATCTCGACACCCAGATTACAGCGTTGTTGATCGCACGTGCGGTCCCAAATGCGTTCTATACGGCGTTTCTGACGTATAACTCGCTAGTCATCGTACGCGTCCTTGATGGGTCACCGGGACAGGCCGGGTTGCTCGTCGCGACGGCAAGTTTGGCTCACACGGTTGCAGCGACACAAAGCGGTCGGATGACGGCGTACTTCAGCACTCGTTTTCAACCACTCCTTGGTGCTACACTGGGTATGAGTGTCGGGCTTTTGTTCGTGGGGGTCGCGCCTTCCTACCCGGTCGTGGTCCTTGGGAGTGCGTTGGTTGGCTTTGGATTCGGAACGACACTATCTCTGTACAGAAGCGTTATCACGAGTATCTCAGAGACGTTACGCGCCGGTCTTGTGAGCATTGGGTCGGCACTTGGCCGCGTCGGGTCGACGTTCACACCGGTTCTCATCGGCGGCGGGATCAGCCGTCTGAGTCCACTCGTCGGGACTACTGGTGCGATCAAAACCGCAATTGTCTTGCTGAGCATCGTTGGGGGAACAATCGCCCTCGTTTGTTTGCTCGTTTCTGACCTTCATGGCCATTCTCACTGCCACGTGGGAAAGTATAGCTGA
- a CDS encoding Zn-ribbon domain-containing OB-fold protein, with the protein MGAYISVPTWWQNLDSRYRLTIGECGECGATKFPPEGACINCAAPGSALEPAEPEGTGEIVAHTVIEGGPPPEFSELINTEDAIGAVLIELDEGARVPGMLTDCDPHECGRGDRVEATVRRIYDQEGIVRYGAKFRPKTD; encoded by the coding sequence ATGGGAGCGTATATCAGCGTCCCGACGTGGTGGCAGAATCTCGACAGTCGCTATCGGTTGACGATTGGTGAGTGCGGAGAATGCGGTGCGACAAAGTTCCCGCCTGAAGGTGCCTGTATCAACTGTGCTGCCCCTGGCAGCGCGCTGGAACCGGCCGAACCGGAGGGAACTGGAGAAATCGTCGCTCACACAGTTATCGAGGGAGGACCACCGCCAGAGTTTTCGGAGCTAATTAACACCGAGGATGCCATCGGTGCGGTCCTTATCGAACTCGATGAGGGCGCACGCGTCCCTGGGATGCTTACCGACTGTGACCCGCACGAATGCGGTCGCGGCGACCGCGTGGAGGCGACGGTTCGACGCATCTACGATCAGGAAGGTATCGTCCGCTACGGTGCGAAGTTCCGACCGAAAACCGACTAG
- a CDS encoding TRAP transporter fused permease subunit, which translates to MSHRESEPSVWSPLGFERRHLLNNLLTAVSLLFWARIILYAWNQEVPRAKFAAVFLGGGMLIYVVEQLRDLEAGSLLERLWLWFCTAMSIIGPGYVWWHYQVLETRRIGYALPREYALGAVFSIVVLYLTYRAFGTAFVGVVIATIGYAYFGYAIPGIFGHSGIGERQIINLLTMEFDGFFGSITQTVAVKVSMFLLYAGLMRGYGAFDLIMKLSFRTAKYLQSGVAQSAVLSSLIVGSINGAQTANAAMTGSFTIPLMKESGMKSETSGGIEAVASSGGQIMPPVMGAAAFVMASLVPSVGYVDVLVAGIVPALVFYISVAIGVHYMAIKQLPQDGINLEKRIEEVADGYHPVIEALRFGVPFAVLLYTLGIAQWTVISSALYTCVAMVLTGSGLPILLSFAQNGLSPVETVTDAFSSTVSGFKFGAIAIAPITVIIAAVNGIVDLLNATGMPGKLSIALVSIAGGVMLFTVILAMIICLILGLGMPTVAAYTIVALLIAPTIITNFAVPTLAAHFFVFYAAILSGITPPIAIAVVVTAGIAEADFWRTALEALKLGLPLFVLPFTFIYNSEIVTGGFGPMTAGSGLIVLLGAVTITHGLNCAPKPFAIPSPFSYGVRAIFVLLGTLAMVWPGTAPRIGVVVVSVLLIVAQTHLPRFRSVDSVSRSG; encoded by the coding sequence ATGAGTCACAGAGAAAGTGAACCATCCGTATGGTCGCCGCTAGGGTTTGAGCGCAGGCATCTGCTAAACAACCTCCTCACAGCGGTTTCCCTGCTTTTCTGGGCGCGGATCATCTTATACGCCTGGAACCAAGAAGTACCTCGAGCGAAGTTTGCTGCCGTATTCCTCGGTGGCGGAATGCTGATTTACGTTGTTGAACAACTGCGTGACTTAGAGGCGGGAAGCCTACTTGAACGGCTCTGGCTATGGTTTTGTACAGCGATGAGCATTATCGGTCCCGGGTATGTGTGGTGGCACTACCAGGTACTGGAGACCCGTCGTATCGGGTATGCACTGCCACGAGAGTACGCCCTCGGTGCAGTGTTTTCGATAGTCGTGCTCTATTTGACCTATCGAGCGTTCGGTACAGCCTTCGTTGGCGTCGTCATCGCGACGATCGGTTACGCCTACTTCGGCTACGCAATCCCAGGAATATTCGGCCACAGTGGGATTGGAGAGCGCCAGATAATCAATCTACTAACGATGGAGTTCGACGGGTTCTTCGGGTCAATCACACAAACAGTCGCTGTCAAGGTCTCGATGTTCCTGCTGTATGCAGGCCTGATGCGCGGATACGGCGCGTTTGATCTGATCATGAAACTCTCATTTCGGACGGCGAAGTACCTGCAGTCTGGGGTCGCCCAATCGGCTGTTTTGTCAAGTCTCATCGTCGGATCAATTAACGGTGCACAGACAGCGAATGCTGCAATGACGGGCTCGTTCACCATTCCACTGATGAAGGAAAGTGGAATGAAAAGCGAAACTTCGGGTGGTATTGAAGCCGTTGCGTCATCTGGTGGACAAATTATGCCGCCGGTGATGGGCGCGGCGGCCTTCGTGATGGCGTCACTTGTTCCCTCCGTTGGGTACGTAGATGTCCTCGTCGCTGGAATTGTGCCCGCGCTTGTCTTCTACATCTCAGTCGCTATCGGTGTGCACTACATGGCGATCAAACAGCTCCCGCAGGATGGGATCAATCTCGAGAAGCGTATCGAGGAGGTCGCGGACGGGTATCATCCAGTAATTGAAGCGCTGCGCTTCGGTGTTCCATTTGCTGTGCTGCTTTACACTCTCGGTATTGCGCAGTGGACGGTTATTTCATCCGCGCTGTACACGTGCGTAGCGATGGTTCTGACAGGCTCTGGTCTTCCCATTCTTCTAAGCTTCGCACAGAACGGACTCAGCCCTGTCGAGACCGTTACAGATGCATTTAGCAGCACAGTCTCTGGGTTCAAGTTCGGTGCAATCGCGATTGCACCAATCACGGTTATCATCGCAGCAGTCAACGGCATTGTCGACTTGCTGAACGCAACTGGGATGCCGGGAAAACTGTCGATTGCACTGGTCAGTATCGCGGGTGGTGTTATGCTGTTCACTGTTATTCTGGCGATGATCATCTGCCTGATACTGGGACTAGGTATGCCGACAGTCGCAGCGTATACGATCGTTGCACTACTTATCGCCCCAACGATAATCACCAACTTCGCCGTACCGACGCTGGCCGCACACTTTTTTGTCTTCTATGCAGCAATCCTCTCAGGAATCACGCCACCAATAGCAATCGCGGTAGTTGTTACCGCTGGAATCGCGGAGGCAGACTTCTGGCGGACAGCTCTGGAAGCGCTCAAGCTCGGACTGCCCCTGTTTGTTCTCCCGTTCACGTTTATCTACAATTCTGAGATTGTAACCGGCGGATTCGGTCCTATGACTGCTGGCTCCGGACTTATCGTCTTGCTCGGTGCAGTCACGATTACTCACGGTCTGAACTGTGCACCGAAGCCGTTCGCTATCCCGTCGCCGTTCAGTTACGGTGTCCGAGCTATATTCGTGCTATTAGGCACGCTTGCGATGGTCTGGCCGGGGACGGCGCCGCGTATCGGTGTCGTTGTTGTCTCGGTGCTGCTCATCGTCGCACAGACTCATCTCCCCCGATTCCGATCCGTCGATTCCGTCTCGAGAAGCGGCTAA
- a CDS encoding TAXI family TRAP transporter solute-binding subunit gives MKTASETTAAYSMSQVLASAVSQNSDISVDARPSQGTNRNVSEVIQGKTEIAYVQNWAANKIRQGEKPFGDLDYQPYQVFHLYDLAWFLATANDDWTSVTDITADSSVSPTPSGSGTAEMLEHALSFAVDDYKRTSVDYGDQAGAMSEGRLDAGAATYVNLSIEPGWLQQMKSTVDLRVLNWPDEIVSELEDDPAVVISDIDMSQFEKYGYTPDTLSTPTLAYNFIVREDHDYDTLRSFLETLWAQREGLQEQTGLLAPMAEGDAWVKNAYPGIPFHPAAADFYQEKGIWSDEFERGKEQ, from the coding sequence ATGAAGACAGCCTCGGAGACGACGGCGGCCTATTCAATGAGCCAGGTCCTCGCGTCGGCAGTCAGTCAGAACTCAGACATTTCCGTGGACGCGCGACCCAGTCAGGGAACGAACCGAAACGTTTCGGAAGTCATTCAGGGGAAAACGGAGATTGCGTACGTCCAGAACTGGGCGGCGAACAAGATCCGTCAGGGCGAGAAACCGTTCGGTGACCTAGACTATCAGCCCTATCAGGTGTTCCACCTGTACGACCTAGCGTGGTTCTTGGCGACGGCGAACGACGACTGGACCAGCGTCACGGACATCACGGCCGACTCGAGCGTCTCGCCTACACCGAGCGGATCTGGGACGGCCGAGATGCTCGAGCACGCGCTCAGTTTCGCCGTTGACGACTATAAGCGGACGAGTGTCGATTACGGTGACCAGGCCGGTGCCATGAGCGAGGGACGACTCGACGCCGGTGCCGCGACGTACGTCAACCTCTCTATCGAGCCAGGGTGGCTCCAGCAGATGAAAAGCACCGTTGATCTCCGCGTCCTCAACTGGCCCGACGAGATCGTCTCGGAACTGGAAGACGACCCGGCCGTCGTCATCTCCGACATCGACATGAGCCAGTTCGAGAAGTACGGCTACACGCCGGACACGCTCAGCACACCGACGCTGGCGTACAACTTCATCGTCCGCGAAGACCACGACTACGACACGCTGAGGTCGTTCCTCGAGACGCTCTGGGCACAGCGCGAAGGACTCCAAGAGCAAACCGGTCTCCTCGCGCCGATGGCAGAGGGCGACGCTTGGGTGAAGAACGCGTACCCCGGTATTCCGTTCCACCCTGCAGCAGCCGACTTCTATCAGGAGAAAGGCATTTGGTCTGACGAGTTCGAGCGCGGGAAAGAACAGTAG
- a CDS encoding TAXI family TRAP transporter solute-binding subunit: MPPVSRRNMLKATGGLTTFALAGCLGNGDSSGDSDGNGGDSNGGGGGTTSIGVGIPSATTTSGSASNSLQRVIEGVSGETEPAGEIRWNNQETGGDPPSLRQYNQGNVQAMTSGNFVIASALQDAPPFSERPVEEIPHQLFSLATLHMHILAIDGSGIETTDDLVGKNLWPLPPQWGLRSQAEVVLQNAGLWSELQDSGSIVNADTGQVAGRIEEGSADALISYGSGFANLPGWATEVDARAALHPVEWTDSFIEGANSTRGTTHSEIEAYGWENQDFNGDNLDVYGADFQFFLSPSISRDVGYELARISHENTGSIQDGQPAYRDHSDPETMASLFLEDHPVHAGPYDFLEEQGVDMSAYTRGEVQG; this comes from the coding sequence ATGCCCCCTGTTAGTAGACGGAATATGCTGAAGGCCACGGGCGGTTTAACAACATTCGCACTGGCCGGTTGCCTCGGAAACGGAGATAGCAGTGGCGACAGTGACGGCAATGGCGGCGACAGCAACGGCGGCGGAGGCGGGACAACCTCCATCGGGGTCGGAATTCCGAGCGCCACTACCACGAGCGGTTCCGCAAGTAACTCTCTCCAACGTGTTATTGAGGGCGTCTCAGGTGAAACCGAACCAGCCGGTGAAATCCGGTGGAATAATCAAGAGACCGGTGGGGACCCCCCGAGTCTTCGACAGTACAATCAGGGGAACGTACAAGCAATGACCAGCGGGAACTTCGTCATCGCGTCAGCGTTGCAGGACGCACCGCCTTTCTCGGAGCGTCCGGTAGAAGAAATCCCACATCAGCTGTTCTCCCTCGCAACGCTCCATATGCACATCCTCGCAATCGATGGGTCGGGAATAGAGACAACTGATGACCTCGTCGGGAAGAATCTCTGGCCACTTCCCCCCCAGTGGGGGCTTCGCTCGCAGGCAGAAGTAGTGCTTCAGAATGCCGGCCTCTGGAGTGAACTCCAAGATTCCGGCTCCATCGTCAACGCTGACACAGGGCAGGTCGCCGGTCGAATCGAGGAGGGAAGCGCCGACGCATTAATCAGCTATGGATCCGGATTCGCTAATCTCCCCGGCTGGGCAACTGAAGTCGACGCTAGGGCGGCTCTTCATCCCGTCGAGTGGACCGACTCATTCATTGAAGGTGCCAATTCAACCCGTGGCACCACTCACAGCGAAATCGAGGCCTACGGCTGGGAAAATCAGGACTTCAACGGAGACAACTTGGATGTCTACGGTGCCGACTTCCAGTTCTTCCTGAGTCCGTCGATTTCGCGAGACGTCGGCTACGAACTCGCGCGCATTAGCCACGAGAACACTGGATCCATCCAAGACGGACAGCCCGCATACCGTGACCACAGCGACCCGGAGACCATGGCTTCGCTTTTCCTCGAAGATCACCCGGTCCACGCAGGTCCGTATGACTTCCTTGAAGAGCAGGGCGTCGACATGAGCGCCTACACGCGTGGCGAAGTTCAGGGTTAA
- a CDS encoding TRAP transporter fused permease subunit — translation MTETTDDPATSPADLLAVLSEGSLSERLLLPLVSLFAVALTGYTIYYAWARPFTQIIHGMVFLHFGLSLYYLHLAYERVAKGPSVITGPIVGRWSESMRTLYARVDIVLCLATAVTSAIVGYYFVAGYDRLTGDAILLGYSNTDLTLGLIVVVIALDATRRAYGWSIALVGVGSVLYALFGSVFPGFLQHTGLSLRDVSLYGATQIERSGLYGFITQAGAKYVAIFIMFAGLARAYGILDIILDLSQRLGKRLRSGIVHVAVISSMAMGSITGSAAANAATTGSFTIPMMKRQGVRKDFTAAIEAVASSGGQIMPPVMGVAAFLMADFIGVPYVRIIQAGFIPALLFYFSVGVAVQFAVLRYGWTSDKGEDIGGILEVVFSKSALVITAYFGLAVGAFSAARQIGGLSLVLAGVATIVALLIGRYVHGVATTSVSGGRAELTGAVEQFFQGRYFLVPMAVLVYALAVMQLSALATGLYAVVTLVAVMYVRDVTLLFIGDESADAWVAGTRDATGSTPSVGVTVGKQLFVTTVKTLRGFKKGALDMAPLVGVLAAMGVIIKMLTQTGLSGKISLRMVALAGGVLLIALILAMLTSILFGLGMPTPAAYVLVAALLTAPLQELGVAEITAHLFVFYFAMLSAITPPVAVGVAVASRIADSGFLISAKQALRIGIAGFFIPFALVANDSLVTWTVTGTPVAAVSVFVGVIALTAVTIGFDGRHVLGIPHRLVYLLLAFGALYGPALSGFIGGTTATILQIVTAAVALVGMALAQLDRLPKAVTPSAEIREP, via the coding sequence ATGACCGAGACAACCGACGATCCAGCAACTTCACCGGCTGACCTGCTCGCAGTCCTCTCCGAGGGGTCGCTTTCGGAACGGTTGCTGTTACCTCTGGTGTCGCTCTTCGCGGTCGCGCTCACAGGCTATACGATCTACTACGCTTGGGCTCGCCCGTTCACACAGATCATCCACGGAATGGTCTTTCTCCACTTTGGACTCTCTCTGTACTACCTTCATCTTGCCTACGAGCGCGTCGCGAAGGGCCCGTCGGTGATCACCGGCCCGATTGTCGGCAGGTGGAGCGAGTCCATGCGGACCCTGTACGCTCGGGTCGATATAGTCCTGTGCCTCGCGACGGCAGTCACCTCGGCGATTGTCGGCTACTACTTCGTAGCTGGCTACGACCGACTCACCGGGGATGCGATCCTCCTCGGCTACTCGAACACGGACCTCACGCTGGGGCTGATCGTCGTCGTGATAGCTCTCGACGCCACGCGACGAGCCTACGGCTGGTCAATCGCGCTGGTCGGCGTCGGGTCGGTCCTGTACGCGCTGTTCGGCTCGGTGTTCCCTGGCTTCCTCCAGCACACCGGGTTGAGTCTTCGTGACGTCTCCCTGTACGGTGCGACACAGATTGAACGGTCCGGTCTATACGGATTTATCACCCAGGCTGGTGCGAAGTACGTGGCCATCTTCATCATGTTCGCCGGCCTGGCCAGGGCGTACGGTATCCTGGACATCATCCTCGATCTGAGTCAGCGTCTCGGCAAGCGGCTTCGGAGTGGGATCGTCCACGTCGCCGTCATTTCCTCGATGGCCATGGGATCGATCACCGGGAGTGCGGCGGCCAATGCGGCGACGACGGGTAGTTTCACCATCCCGATGATGAAACGCCAGGGCGTCCGCAAGGACTTCACCGCCGCCATCGAAGCCGTCGCGTCTAGTGGTGGCCAGATCATGCCACCCGTCATGGGCGTCGCCGCCTTCTTGATGGCCGACTTCATTGGTGTCCCGTACGTCCGCATCATCCAGGCTGGCTTCATTCCCGCGCTCCTGTTCTACTTCAGCGTGGGTGTCGCCGTTCAGTTCGCCGTGCTCCGATACGGCTGGACCAGCGACAAAGGAGAAGACATTGGCGGCATCCTCGAAGTCGTGTTCAGCAAGAGTGCGCTCGTCATCACGGCGTACTTCGGCCTCGCTGTCGGCGCGTTCTCCGCGGCACGCCAGATCGGCGGCCTGTCGCTCGTCCTCGCGGGCGTCGCGACGATCGTTGCACTTCTCATAGGCCGGTACGTCCACGGTGTCGCCACGACATCGGTCAGTGGTGGGAGGGCAGAACTCACTGGTGCAGTCGAACAGTTCTTCCAGGGCCGATACTTCCTCGTGCCGATGGCAGTGCTGGTCTACGCGCTCGCTGTAATGCAACTGTCCGCACTGGCAACCGGACTGTACGCGGTGGTGACTCTGGTCGCCGTCATGTACGTCCGTGACGTGACGCTCCTGTTCATCGGTGACGAATCAGCGGACGCATGGGTGGCAGGGACGCGCGATGCGACTGGTTCGACACCGTCCGTCGGCGTCACGGTCGGGAAGCAACTGTTCGTCACGACAGTCAAGACCCTGCGCGGGTTCAAGAAGGGTGCACTCGACATGGCACCCCTCGTCGGTGTCCTGGCTGCAATGGGTGTCATCATCAAGATGCTCACCCAGACCGGCCTCTCCGGGAAGATCAGTCTGCGGATGGTCGCACTGGCTGGCGGGGTCCTGCTGATCGCGCTGATCCTCGCGATGCTCACCAGCATTCTGTTCGGCCTCGGTATGCCGACGCCGGCAGCCTACGTGCTCGTGGCGGCACTGCTGACGGCACCGCTGCAGGAACTCGGTGTGGCCGAAATCACGGCGCACCTGTTCGTGTTCTACTTCGCGATGCTGTCGGCGATTACGCCACCAGTAGCCGTCGGGGTCGCTGTCGCCTCGCGTATCGCGGACAGCGGTTTCCTCATCTCGGCGAAACAGGCGCTCCGAATCGGGATCGCGGGCTTCTTTATTCCGTTCGCGCTGGTCGCAAACGATAGCTTAGTCACGTGGACCGTGACCGGAACGCCTGTGGCCGCGGTCAGCGTGTTCGTCGGCGTCATCGCGTTGACAGCCGTCACCATCGGCTTCGACGGCCGACATGTGCTCGGTATTCCCCACCGTCTCGTCTATCTTCTCCTCGCGTTCGGTGCGCTGTACGGACCCGCCTTGTCTGGGTTTATTGGTGGTACGACTGCGACGATACTCCAAATCGTGACCGCGGCGGTCGCACTCGTTGGCATGGCGCTGGCCCAACTCGACCGCCTCCCCAAAGCCGTTACACCATCAGCCGAGATTCGAGAACCGTAA
- a CDS encoding CoA-transferase, protein MDARFLSDAQVDRDGDSNSTVIGDYDVPDVRLPGSGGACEIAGNVERTTITTSYQRQRFHEKTDFATSPGFIDSEGAREKHGLRAEGFTTVITDMAVMGFQNEEMVVESIHPGVGREDVREATGWEIKFADDVGETEPPTDDELRLILKELDPDGVYL, encoded by the coding sequence ATTGATGCCAGATTTCTCAGTGATGCACAGGTCGACAGGGACGGAGACAGCAACTCCACTGTCATCGGCGATTATGACGTCCCGGACGTTCGCCTTCCCGGGAGCGGCGGGGCCTGCGAAATCGCGGGCAACGTCGAACGAACCACCATCACCACATCCTACCAACGCCAGCGTTTCCATGAGAAAACCGACTTCGCCACAAGCCCTGGCTTTATCGACAGCGAGGGAGCCCGTGAGAAGCATGGTCTTCGAGCGGAAGGGTTCACAACAGTCATTACGGATATGGCCGTGATGGGCTTCCAAAACGAGGAGATGGTTGTTGAATCGATTCATCCCGGCGTTGGACGAGAGGATGTGCGGGAGGCGACTGGCTGGGAGATCAAATTTGCGGACGATGTTGGCGAAACGGAACCGCCAACTGACGATGAACTCCGACTGATTCTCAAGGAGTTGGACCCAGACGGGGTCTACCTCTAG